From Spiroplasma monobiae MQ-1, a single genomic window includes:
- a CDS encoding polysaccharide deacetylase family protein, translating to MNKSRFKFVNIFFLFTLIFCFAFNLSSLKVNYEVNRISTNEKVVMITFDDGPSPTDENIMDILKEYNYKATFFGTGINYAKYFEDGGKTKKIVDRMIDEGHSLGNHSYYHNNYLLNTKEAYEEFHKTSDMIVKIYKINGIEKQISDIPVRMPYLQYHRGMGYLQKQLEIDYFVRGYLGCDYDESICGKDKILKQYKSHLKKGQILVAHTRDYATEWLPDLLDFFKKEGYKTANFEEGEFNYKNYGGLVF from the coding sequence ATGAATAAATCTAGATTTAAATTTGTGAATATATTTTTTTTATTTACTTTGATTTTTTGTTTTGCTTTTAATTTATCTAGTTTAAAAGTTAACTATGAAGTTAATAGAATTAGTACAAACGAAAAAGTTGTAATGATCACTTTTGATGATGGTCCAAGTCCTACTGATGAAAATATAATGGACATATTAAAGGAATACAATTATAAGGCAACTTTTTTTGGAACGGGTATAAACTATGCAAAATACTTTGAAGATGGTGGAAAAACAAAGAAAATAGTTGACAGAATGATAGATGAAGGTCATAGCTTAGGTAATCATTCTTATTATCATAATAATTATCTTTTAAATACCAAGGAAGCTTATGAAGAATTTCATAAAACAAGTGATATGATTGTAAAAATTTATAAAATAAATGGAATTGAAAAACAAATATCAGATATACCAGTAAGAATGCCTTATTTGCAATATCATAGAGGAATGGGTTATTTACAAAAACAATTGGAAATTGATTATTTTGTAAGGGGATATTTGGGTTGTGATTATGATGAGTCTATATGTGGTAAAGATAAGATATTAAAACAATATAAAAGTCACTTAAAAAAGGGACAAATATTGGTTGCTCACACAAGAGATTATGCAACAGAGTGATTACCTGATTTATTAGATTTTTTTAAAAAAGAAGGATATAAAACTGCAAACTTTGAAGAAGGGGAATTTAATTATAAAAACTATGGAGGATTGGTATTCTAA
- a CDS encoding SDR family oxidoreductase: MKNKVWMVTGASQGLGLVVTEKLLENGHQVIATSRNKEKLEAKFSGHPNLLAVNVDITNESSIKKAVEEGVAKFGSIDILLNNAGYGQMWTFEETSSQEAQKYINDNLLGTLNVIRAVLPTMRSQKSGHIYVTSSGWGYATVPYNSLYAACKFALDGFAESISNELRPLGITISSIKPGGFRTNFLTNDSLVTGNSIIEDYTAGRDEWVNTVKSWNGYQDGNPEKYAQLLVDLSNRDEIPMHIFTGRDSYEMARNKIKSVEKDLNDLESLATNLHFE, translated from the coding sequence ATGAAAAACAAAGTTTGAATGGTAACTGGAGCAAGCCAAGGGCTTGGTCTAGTTGTTACAGAAAAATTACTTGAAAATGGACATCAAGTAATTGCAACATCAAGAAACAAAGAAAAATTAGAAGCTAAATTCAGTGGACACCCTAATTTATTAGCTGTTAATGTTGATATTACAAATGAAAGTAGTATTAAAAAAGCAGTGGAAGAAGGAGTTGCTAAATTTGGTTCAATTGATATCTTATTAAACAATGCTGGATACGGTCAAATGTGAACTTTTGAAGAAACATCTTCACAAGAAGCTCAAAAATACATCAACGACAACTTGCTAGGTACTTTAAATGTAATTAGAGCCGTATTACCAACAATGAGAAGTCAAAAAAGCGGACATATTTATGTAACTTCATCAGGATGAGGTTATGCAACAGTTCCTTACAATTCACTATATGCCGCTTGCAAATTTGCTTTAGACGGATTTGCTGAAAGTATTAGTAATGAATTAAGACCATTAGGAATAACTATATCAAGTATTAAACCTGGTGGATTTAGAACTAATTTCTTAACAAATGACTCTTTAGTAACTGGAAATTCAATTATTGAAGATTACACTGCTGGAAGAGACGAATGAGTTAATACCGTAAAATCTTGAAATGGATACCAAGATGGAAATCCAGAAAAATATGCGCAATTATTAGTTGATCTTTCTAACAGAGACGAAATTCCAATGCATATCTTTACAGGTAGAGATTCATATGAAATGGCTAGAAACAAAATCAAATCAGTTGAAAAAGACTTAAATGATTTAGAATCATTAGCTACAAATTTACATTTCGAATAA
- a CDS encoding MerR family transcriptional regulator, which yields MEKLGVKELSNIFEVSEQTFRFYDSKGLFPFMKREDNNYRYALIDDLQWFKMVFILRNAGMEINNVKEYIDLCMVGDSTIESRFEIIMKQKQLLKNKILSLEEQLDLLTLKETHYKKILETGQVDDWNPINFDEVLREKNIK from the coding sequence ATGGAAAAACTTGGAGTTAAAGAACTTTCAAATATATTTGAAGTTAGTGAACAAACATTTAGATTCTATGATTCAAAAGGACTATTTCCCTTCATGAAAAGAGAAGATAACAATTATAGATATGCTTTAATTGATGATTTACAATGATTTAAAATGGTTTTTATACTAAGAAATGCTGGTATGGAAATTAATAACGTTAAAGAGTACATAGATTTATGTATGGTTGGTGATTCAACTATTGAAAGTAGATTTGAAATCATCATGAAGCAAAAGCAACTATTAAAAAATAAGATTTTAAGTCTAGAAGAACAATTAGATTTATTAACTTTAAAAGAGACTCATTACAAAAAAATATTAGAAACTGGTCAAGTGGATGACTGAAATCCAATCAATTTTGATGAAGTTTTACGAGAAAAGAACATAAAGTAA
- the coaE gene encoding dephospho-CoA kinase (Dephospho-CoA kinase (CoaE) performs the final step in coenzyme A biosynthesis.), with protein sequence MKIIGVSGFIGSGKSTMLEHLVKNPDFKIIEADKVSKDILYDEKIIKFISKKIPGVLENGKIDRSKLRTALFGNHKLNNKFTKIAWPLISNEINKKIKEEKNAKLIFVEAAVISGIKVKFDKTILLIKDHKQRIDIVNKRDNRKIEEIDSITEFQRKKLRKYKFDFVLENNLNKEMFYKNIDNLIEKIREDKKNGKTWS encoded by the coding sequence ATGAAAATAATAGGGGTAAGTGGGTTTATTGGAAGTGGTAAATCTACAATGCTAGAACATTTAGTTAAAAATCCTGATTTTAAAATTATTGAAGCTGACAAGGTATCTAAAGATATTTTATATGATGAAAAAATTATAAAATTTATCTCAAAAAAAATACCAGGAGTTTTGGAAAATGGAAAAATAGATAGATCAAAACTAAGAACTGCATTATTTGGTAATCATAAATTAAATAATAAATTTACAAAAATAGCGTGACCATTAATTTCGAATGAAATTAATAAGAAGATAAAAGAAGAAAAAAATGCTAAACTAATATTTGTTGAAGCAGCTGTGATAAGTGGTATCAAAGTTAAATTCGACAAAACCATTCTTTTAATAAAAGATCATAAACAAAGAATTGATATAGTTAATAAAAGAGATAACAGAAAAATCGAAGAAATTGATTCTATTACAGAATTTCAAAGAAAGAAATTAAGAAAATACAAATTTGATTTTGTATTAGAAAATAACTTAAATAAAGAGATGTTTTATAAAAATATTGATAATTTAATTGAAAAAATAAGAGAGGATAAAAAAAATGGAAAAACTTGGAGTTAA
- a CDS encoding RDD family protein codes for MNAGFWRRFVAGLVNNALIGITFGIYWIFLIINFCKAKPSIGMKVMDMEYSTKEQLKLFGFRLLAGLFYLLIVTLLWDLVMICMKKGTFAERWSGNFLVISK; via the coding sequence ATGAATGCAGGATTTTGAAGAAGGTTTGTTGCGGGCTTAGTTAATAATGCTTTAATTGGTATTACTTTTGGTATTTACTGAATATTCTTAATTATTAATTTCTGTAAAGCAAAACCATCAATTGGTATGAAGGTTATGGATATGGAATATTCAACAAAAGAACAATTAAAATTATTTGGTTTTAGATTGTTAGCTGGCCTATTTTACCTATTAATAGTAACTTTATTATGAGATTTAGTTATGATATGTATGAAAAAAGGTACTTTTGCTGAAAGATGATCAGGTAACTTCTTGGTTATCTCAAAATAG
- a CDS encoding methylated-DNA--[protein]-cysteine S-methyltransferase, producing MEEKVIRVFKIVLFKDKVIKIGLIEDKLSYVGFEKDNIHDFYKSYKVRNVIGGKEFEKYINLLKKFELKEPINLDFKDLNLVNLTDKQIDILFELSKLNYGQYMSYSEFAKHINKASFTRFIATCMSKNPILLLIPCHRLISKNNEAKYRSGSELKKFLLQNNY from the coding sequence ATGGAAGAAAAGGTAATAAGAGTATTTAAAATAGTTTTATTTAAAGATAAGGTTATTAAAATTGGATTAATAGAAGATAAATTAAGTTATGTAGGATTTGAAAAGGATAATATTCATGACTTTTATAAATCATATAAAGTAAGGAATGTTATTGGTGGAAAAGAATTTGAAAAATATATTAATTTATTAAAAAAATTTGAATTAAAAGAACCTATAAATCTTGATTTTAAAGATTTAAACTTAGTGAACTTAACAGATAAACAAATAGATATTTTATTTGAACTTTCTAAATTAAATTATGGTCAATATATGAGTTATTCTGAATTTGCAAAACATATTAATAAGGCTTCTTTCACGCGTTTTATAGCAACTTGTATGTCTAAAAATCCTATATTGCTTTTAATACCTTGTCACAGATTAATTTCTAAAAACAACGAAGCAAAATATAGAAGTGGATCAGAATTAAAAAAATTTTTACTTCAAAATAATTATTAA
- the holA gene encoding DNA polymerase III subunit delta, whose protein sequence is MFFIYSNDNFLIKKQVEKLIQKANINGDYEIFDYSLIDDPISSIIEEINTYSIFSTKKIIVINDCWFVNESKVKLHKSYDVKLVEQILNSENKEVEIIMTVNSDKFSKKLKIAKLTEEKSKILKLDEPTVEQKKQIVIKKLENDHISYQKDALDLFIERLPNDMQVFTNEINKILSLKKELTVDLVNEITTKYNNFDTFEIANCFISNDVNTFLKQWSSYMEMNNDIFSFLALLASNLVTLRNVLLFKEKRMNNSEIASILVVNPYRVSKLLEQNKLNINQINDKIKVLYLLEKNIKGGIYDNKIIPEIELLKMFNF, encoded by the coding sequence ATGTTCTTTATATATTCTAATGATAACTTTTTAATTAAAAAACAAGTAGAAAAACTAATTCAGAAAGCCAATATAAATGGTGATTATGAAATTTTTGACTATTCATTAATTGATGATCCGATTTCATCAATAATAGAAGAAATAAATACTTACTCTATATTTTCAACAAAAAAAATAATAGTTATTAATGATTGTTGATTTGTTAATGAAAGTAAAGTTAAGTTACATAAAAGTTATGATGTTAAATTGGTAGAACAAATTCTTAATTCAGAAAATAAAGAAGTAGAAATAATAATGACAGTTAACTCAGATAAGTTTTCTAAAAAACTTAAAATAGCAAAATTAACTGAAGAAAAATCTAAGATTTTAAAATTAGATGAACCAACAGTTGAGCAAAAAAAGCAAATTGTTATCAAAAAGTTAGAAAATGATCATATAAGTTATCAAAAAGATGCTTTAGATTTATTTATTGAAAGATTACCTAATGATATGCAAGTTTTTACAAACGAGATTAACAAAATTCTCTCTTTAAAGAAGGAATTAACAGTTGATCTTGTTAATGAAATAACAACTAAATACAACAACTTTGATACATTTGAAATTGCAAATTGCTTTATTTCAAATGATGTTAATACATTCTTAAAACAATGATCGAGTTATATGGAAATGAACAATGATATATTTTCGTTTTTAGCTTTATTGGCAAGTAATCTTGTAACTTTAAGAAATGTACTTTTATTTAAGGAAAAAAGAATGAATAATTCAGAGATAGCTTCAATTTTAGTAGTTAATCCTTATAGAGTATCAAAGTTACTAGAACAAAATAAACTAAATATTAATCAAATAAATGATAAAATCAAAGTGTTATATTTACTTGAAAAAAATATAAAAGGTGGAATTTATGATAATAAAATAATTCCTGAAATAGAACTTTTAAAAATGTTTAATTTTTAA
- the rpsT gene encoding 30S ribosomal protein S20 — protein MANIKSQEKRILTNEKSRLANKAFRSSVKTAIKKALTAKTEGSKDKEVLINEAVSLLDKSVTKGIFKANKAAREKSRLMK, from the coding sequence ATGGCAAATATTAAATCACAAGAAAAACGTATTTTAACTAATGAAAAATCACGTTTAGCAAACAAAGCTTTTAGAAGTTCAGTTAAAACAGCAATCAAAAAAGCTTTAACTGCAAAAACAGAAGGTTCAAAAGATAAAGAAGTTCTAATTAATGAAGCAGTTAGTTTATTAGATAAATCAGTTACAAAAGGAATTTTCAAAGCTAACAAAGCTGCAAGAGAAAAATCAAGATTAATGAAATAG
- a CDS encoding ComEC/Rec2 family competence protein, with the protein MQSSIVKRFLSWFTNKNYFTITFIAFICIALSREVENIYLCSAIYLIILIIFTIEIKRSYPFLIFVSLFLIWFLLFYKFDINKFFNLNFYKVVEVNSNYFLIRQFGSLYYVPVGEFKLSVGEVVSLVGEFEKVSIKGNFWEFDFNSYLLNKNVKYKIIDAVIEIKNIKSLQYFFFKIVNSTNNLTKLMFFQQKTNSLIYKNLNSYSLGYLINLSGMNVYLLSGILNKKVFAKWKNYKKYRIIPITFLFYYCYLLNFKLFLLKSCILLIIGWVEQNKKFKFSKITKLSILWIACLFINPLFIFNIGFIFSVIAFIFLKKYKNKKPATNVIYNFLIVNAVFTPVQIFYNYKIYWFSSLFEVLLIPLVTFSFITSLFFFIPFSSYILNLIYKLFYFYSKGLTYLNLTTICGSFNFIYLISYFVLFKLITSFSFDKTKIKKLIIFIFTLNCFWILQSNQFTKISPSVTMLNVGNGNSFLFQYKGKTILFDAGRGNGFSKSSLEQYLVYSGVRKIEAVFISHNHQDHFDQLGNVANTYKLKNVFYNYHLKETFNYKDLNITNFIELGNSDENDNSQVSLIEVKNKKILFTGDTTKLREYRLIKDELFLNKVKGGVDFLQVGHHGSKTSTSEVFMKVIQPKTCFISGHKSNTLDFPSKETLDTLNKYKCKTYVTNGDSSYKYKVNSEKTIKIQKNSF; encoded by the coding sequence ATGCAGAGTTCTATAGTAAAGCGATTCCTAAGTTGATTTACTAATAAGAATTATTTTACAATTACATTCATAGCTTTTATTTGTATAGCTCTAAGTAGGGAAGTGGAAAATATTTATTTATGTTCTGCAATTTACTTAATAATTTTAATAATTTTTACTATAGAAATTAAAAGGTCTTATCCTTTTTTAATATTTGTTAGCTTATTTTTGATTTGATTCTTATTATTTTATAAGTTTGATATAAATAAGTTCTTCAATTTAAATTTTTATAAGGTAGTAGAGGTAAATTCGAATTATTTCCTTATAAGACAGTTTGGTTCGCTCTACTATGTACCGGTAGGGGAGTTTAAGTTATCGGTAGGGGAGGTTGTATCTCTGGTAGGGGAGTTTGAAAAAGTCAGTATTAAAGGTAACTTTTGAGAATTTGATTTTAATTCATATCTTCTTAACAAAAATGTTAAATACAAAATTATAGATGCTGTAATTGAAATCAAAAATATAAAATCTCTACAGTATTTTTTCTTTAAAATTGTGAATTCTACAAATAATCTTACTAAGTTGATGTTTTTTCAACAAAAAACTAATAGTTTGATTTATAAAAATTTAAATTCATATTCTTTAGGTTATTTAATTAATTTGAGTGGAATGAATGTTTACTTATTGAGTGGGATTTTAAATAAAAAAGTATTTGCTAAGTGAAAAAATTATAAAAAGTATCGAATAATTCCAATAACTTTTCTTTTCTATTATTGTTATCTATTAAACTTTAAACTTTTTTTATTGAAATCTTGTATTCTACTGATCATTGGTTGAGTTGAACAAAATAAAAAATTTAAATTTTCAAAAATCACAAAATTATCTATTTTGTGAATTGCTTGCTTATTTATAAATCCATTATTCATATTTAATATTGGATTTATATTTTCTGTTATTGCTTTTATTTTTTTGAAAAAATATAAAAATAAAAAGCCCGCAACAAATGTTATATATAATTTTTTAATAGTTAATGCTGTATTTACTCCTGTTCAAATATTTTATAATTACAAAATTTATTGATTTAGTTCTTTATTTGAAGTTTTATTGATTCCGTTAGTAACGTTTAGCTTTATAACTAGTTTATTTTTCTTTATTCCGTTTTCAAGTTATATATTAAATTTAATATATAAATTATTTTACTTTTACTCTAAAGGTCTTACATATTTGAATTTAACAACTATTTGTGGAAGTTTTAATTTTATCTACTTAATAAGTTATTTTGTTCTATTTAAATTAATAACTTCATTTAGTTTTGATAAAACTAAAATTAAAAAGTTAATTATATTTATATTTACTTTAAATTGTTTTTGGATATTGCAATCAAATCAGTTTACTAAAATAAGTCCTTCGGTTACTATGTTAAATGTGGGGAATGGAAACAGTTTTTTATTTCAATATAAAGGCAAAACAATTTTATTTGATGCTGGAAGAGGAAATGGTTTTAGTAAATCAAGTTTAGAACAATACCTAGTTTATAGTGGTGTTAGAAAAATTGAAGCAGTTTTTATTAGTCATAACCATCAAGATCATTTTGATCAATTAGGAAATGTAGCAAATACATACAAATTAAAAAATGTATTTTATAACTATCATTTAAAAGAGACTTTTAATTATAAGGATTTAAATATAACCAATTTTATAGAATTAGGAAATTCAGATGAAAATGATAATTCACAAGTTTCTTTAATAGAAGTAAAAAATAAAAAAATATTATTTACAGGTGACACAACAAAACTTAGAGAATACAGATTAATCAAAGATGAATTATTTTTGAATAAGGTAAAAGGGGGTGTGGACTTTTTACAAGTTGGACATCACGGAAGCAAAACCAGTACTTCTGAAGTTTTCATGAAAGTAATTCAACCAAAAACTTGTTTTATATCAGGACACAAATCAAATACTTTAGATTTCCCAAGCAAAGAAACATTAGATACTCTTAATAAATATAAATGTAAGACCTATGTAACTAATGGGGACTCAAGTTATAAATATAAAGTTAATAGCGAAAAGACAATTAAAATACAAAAAAACTCTTTTTAG
- a CDS encoding valine--tRNA ligase: MKELEKKYSHLDVEKNKYEMWIKQELFKAELDSKKPAYSIVIPPPNVTGKLHLGHAWDGSLQDLLIRFKKINGFDTVWIPGMDHAGIATQAKVEERLREQGISRYDLGREKFIEKVWEWKEEYASTIRSQWAKLGLSLDYSKEKFTYSEQLNKIVNYVFVDMYKKGLIYKGKRIINWDPKQKTALSNIEVIYKETQGGMYHFKYSLKENRSQFLEVATTRPETMFGDVCLVVNPNDDRYSKFVGKIVINPSNGQEIPVIADEYVEIEFGTGVMKCTPAHDINDFELGLKHKLEQIVVMNDDATMNEKALEFNGLDRFEARKQLIEKLTKEGTFIKKEEITHQVGYSERSNAIVEPFISDQWFVKMEPLAKQVLDLQESSDAINFFPNRFNDTLNKWMENSHDWTISRQLWWGHQIPAWYHNETKEVYVGINPPSDENNWTRDPDVLDTWFSSAFWPFATMDWTSESESEMMKRYFPVSTMVTGYDIIFFWVARMVFQSLEFTNSKPFNDVLIHGLIRDEQGRKMSKSLGNGVDPMDVIENYGADSLRYFLLTNSSPGQDLRYSEEKLTSTWNFINKIWNASRFVMMNIEKIPTNSEFNAAFEKADLLNNQVDLWILNKLTNTQKQVKEAIDKYEFTIAGKVLYNFIWDDYCSWYIELAKAQIGENDLVTNEQKEFSKLTLGFVLKNILIMLHPFMPFVTEEIYQSFDLESSILKERWLEKEYNSKTDSIKHIFDIITSLREFRANQIIKNSISLNAHLNISKSAFKSELNNEIEYIKLFIEKIVNCNLSINSIEENDFTSLPVNDYFLDIPNKDFFDKEKVLMETQEKITLLSKEIERSEKMLSNDNFVKRAAVEKVEEEKNKYEDYKKQHNLLVEKLNDLKK, encoded by the coding sequence ATGAAAGAGTTGGAAAAAAAATATAGTCATTTAGATGTTGAAAAAAATAAGTATGAGATGTGAATAAAACAAGAATTATTTAAAGCTGAGTTGGATTCTAAAAAACCAGCCTACTCAATAGTTATTCCGCCTCCAAATGTTACTGGTAAACTTCACTTAGGACATGCTTGAGATGGATCCCTACAAGATTTACTTATTAGATTTAAAAAAATAAATGGTTTTGATACAGTTTGAATACCTGGAATGGATCATGCTGGAATTGCTACACAAGCAAAAGTTGAAGAACGTTTAAGAGAACAAGGTATTTCTAGATATGATTTGGGAAGAGAGAAGTTTATTGAAAAGGTATGAGAATGAAAAGAAGAATATGCTTCAACTATTAGAAGTCAATGAGCTAAACTTGGTTTAAGTTTAGATTACTCAAAAGAGAAATTTACTTATTCAGAACAATTGAATAAAATAGTTAACTATGTATTTGTTGATATGTATAAAAAAGGTTTGATTTATAAGGGAAAAAGAATAATAAATTGAGATCCAAAACAAAAAACAGCTCTTTCAAATATAGAGGTTATATATAAAGAAACTCAAGGTGGAATGTATCATTTCAAGTATTCTTTAAAAGAAAATCGATCACAGTTCTTAGAAGTAGCTACAACACGCCCTGAGACTATGTTTGGAGACGTTTGTTTGGTTGTTAACCCAAATGATGATAGATATAGCAAATTTGTCGGAAAAATAGTTATAAACCCCTCAAATGGACAAGAAATACCTGTTATAGCAGATGAGTATGTTGAAATTGAATTTGGAACAGGAGTTATGAAGTGTACTCCAGCTCATGATATCAATGACTTTGAACTTGGTTTAAAACATAAATTAGAACAAATAGTTGTTATGAACGATGATGCAACTATGAATGAAAAGGCATTAGAGTTTAATGGTTTAGATAGATTTGAAGCAAGAAAACAATTAATTGAAAAGTTAACAAAAGAGGGAACTTTTATTAAAAAAGAAGAAATCACTCACCAAGTTGGTTACTCAGAAAGAAGTAATGCCATTGTTGAACCATTTATTTCAGATCAATGATTTGTTAAAATGGAACCTCTTGCAAAACAAGTTCTTGATTTACAAGAATCAAGTGATGCTATTAACTTTTTTCCAAATAGATTTAATGATACATTAAATAAATGAATGGAAAACTCTCATGATTGAACAATTTCAAGACAATTGTGATGAGGTCATCAAATACCTGCTTGATATCACAATGAAACTAAAGAGGTTTATGTGGGAATAAACCCTCCAAGTGATGAAAATAATTGAACTCGTGACCCTGATGTTCTTGACACTTGATTTTCAAGTGCTTTTTGACCATTTGCAACAATGGATTGAACTTCAGAAAGTGAATCAGAGATGATGAAAAGATACTTCCCTGTTTCTACAATGGTAACTGGTTATGACATTATATTCTTTTGAGTTGCTAGAATGGTTTTCCAAAGTTTGGAATTTACAAACTCAAAACCATTTAATGATGTTTTAATTCATGGACTTATTCGTGATGAGCAAGGTAGAAAAATGTCTAAATCACTTGGAAATGGTGTTGATCCAATGGATGTGATCGAAAACTATGGAGCTGACTCATTACGTTACTTCTTGCTAACTAATTCATCACCAGGCCAAGACTTAAGATATAGTGAAGAGAAGTTGACAAGTACTTGAAACTTTATTAACAAAATTTGAAATGCATCAAGATTTGTTATGATGAATATTGAAAAAATTCCTACTAACAGTGAATTTAATGCTGCTTTTGAAAAAGCTGACTTATTAAATAATCAAGTAGACTTATGAATTTTAAATAAGTTAACCAATACTCAAAAGCAAGTTAAAGAAGCAATTGATAAATATGAATTTACAATTGCAGGAAAAGTTTTATATAATTTTATTTGAGATGACTATTGTTCATGATATATCGAACTGGCAAAAGCACAAATTGGAGAAAATGATTTAGTTACAAATGAACAAAAAGAGTTTAGTAAATTAACTCTTGGATTTGTTTTAAAAAACATTTTAATTATGTTACATCCATTTATGCCGTTTGTAACCGAAGAGATATATCAATCATTTGATTTAGAATCATCAATTTTAAAAGAAAGATGATTAGAAAAAGAATATAATTCAAAAACTGATTCAATTAAACATATATTTGATATTATAACTAGCTTAAGAGAGTTTAGAGCAAACCAAATAATTAAGAACTCAATAAGTTTAAATGCTCATCTAAATATTTCAAAATCAGCTTTTAAAAGTGAGTTAAATAATGAAATAGAATATATAAAATTATTTATTGAAAAAATTGTTAATTGTAATTTATCAATTAATTCTATAGAAGAAAATGATTTTACTTCACTTCCTGTAAATGATTATTTTTTAGATATTCCTAATAAAGATTTCTTTGATAAAGAAAAAGTTTTAATGGAGACTCAAGAAAAAATAACTTTACTTTCAAAAGAAATCGAAAGAAGTGAAAAGATGTTATCTAATGATAACTTTGTTAAACGTGCAGCAGTAGAAAAAGTTGAAGAAGAAAAAAATAAATATGAAGATTATAAAAAGCAACATAATCTTTTAGTTGAAAAACTTAATGATTTAAAAAAATAA